Proteins co-encoded in one Rudaeicoccus suwonensis genomic window:
- a CDS encoding ABC transporter ATP-binding protein produces MARRTSDRAPKSGAVTANLPQGAKPMRRQGGPGMGMGMAEKSKDFKGSAKRLVRLLAPHRLKLITVLLLTITAVVFNVVAPRVLGQAVDKIYSGAVSMHLPAGVTKAAVVAGLRARGEGTLADMVNKMDLVPGIGIDFGAVGRILLVVLALYVVAGTCQFVQARMLNRIVQNTMNTLRKDVEAKINRVPLSYLDGQPRGELLSRVTNDIDNIGQSMQQTISQLLFNGLSVIGVVVMMLTISWWLTLVAMIAIPVVMVVTKQVMKRSQTLFVAQWGHTGKLNGQIEETFTAHELVKVFGRQQEVDASFDETNSTLADVSWRAQFVSGLVMPVMMFVGNLQYVAVCVLGGLQVASGAMTLGDVTAFIQYSRQFTQPLTQLASMVNLMQSGVASAERVFEVLDAPEQTPEETTALPHTRGRVEFDHVSFGYTDGAPLIEDLSLVAEPGQTVAIVGPTGAGKTTLVNLIMRFYELNSGRILLDGTDISSVPRSQLRSRIGMVLQDTWLFHGTIWDNIAYGRIGASREEVLAAARATFVDRFVHSLPDGYETVIDEEASNISTGERQLMTIARAFLADPALLILDEATSSVDTRTEVLLQHAMAALRSDRTSFVIAHRLSTIRDADTILVMEDGRIVEQGNHEDLLKARGAYHRLYMSQFEGAATDDEEVAV; encoded by the coding sequence ATGGCTCGACGGACCAGCGATCGTGCGCCCAAGTCCGGCGCCGTTACCGCCAACCTGCCCCAGGGCGCCAAACCGATGCGCCGTCAGGGTGGGCCGGGTATGGGCATGGGAATGGCCGAGAAGTCCAAAGACTTCAAGGGTTCCGCAAAGCGCCTCGTGCGGCTGCTTGCTCCGCACCGGCTGAAACTGATCACGGTCCTGCTGCTCACCATCACAGCTGTCGTGTTCAACGTCGTGGCTCCCCGTGTGCTGGGGCAGGCAGTCGACAAGATCTACTCCGGCGCGGTCAGCATGCACCTGCCAGCAGGTGTCACAAAGGCCGCCGTCGTCGCCGGGCTGCGCGCTCGTGGCGAGGGCACGCTCGCCGACATGGTCAACAAGATGGACCTGGTGCCCGGCATCGGCATTGACTTCGGTGCCGTCGGCCGGATTCTGCTGGTGGTTCTGGCGCTGTATGTCGTCGCCGGCACCTGCCAGTTCGTGCAAGCACGCATGCTCAACCGCATCGTGCAGAACACGATGAACACCTTGCGCAAAGACGTCGAAGCCAAGATCAACCGAGTGCCGTTGAGCTACCTCGACGGTCAGCCGCGCGGCGAGTTGCTGTCCCGTGTCACCAACGACATCGACAACATCGGCCAGTCGATGCAGCAGACGATCAGCCAGTTGCTGTTCAACGGGCTGTCGGTCATCGGAGTGGTCGTCATGATGCTGACGATCTCGTGGTGGTTGACGCTCGTGGCGATGATCGCCATACCCGTCGTGATGGTTGTGACCAAGCAGGTGATGAAGCGGTCGCAGACGCTGTTCGTCGCGCAGTGGGGGCACACCGGCAAGCTCAACGGGCAGATCGAGGAGACCTTCACCGCGCACGAGCTCGTCAAGGTCTTCGGCCGTCAGCAGGAGGTCGACGCCAGCTTCGACGAGACCAACTCCACGCTGGCGGACGTCAGCTGGCGGGCGCAGTTCGTCAGCGGTCTTGTCATGCCGGTGATGATGTTCGTCGGAAACCTGCAGTATGTCGCGGTCTGCGTCCTGGGTGGGCTGCAGGTGGCCAGCGGTGCGATGACTCTCGGCGATGTGACTGCGTTCATTCAGTACTCGCGACAGTTCACCCAGCCGTTGACACAGTTGGCGTCGATGGTCAACCTCATGCAGTCCGGCGTCGCCAGCGCGGAGCGGGTCTTCGAGGTGCTGGACGCGCCGGAGCAGACTCCGGAGGAGACCACCGCACTGCCCCACACGCGCGGCCGGGTCGAATTCGACCACGTCAGCTTCGGCTACACCGACGGAGCACCGCTCATCGAGGATCTCTCGCTGGTTGCCGAGCCCGGTCAGACGGTGGCGATCGTCGGGCCGACCGGCGCAGGCAAGACCACGCTGGTCAACCTGATCATGCGCTTCTACGAATTGAACTCGGGCCGGATCCTGCTCGACGGCACCGACATCAGCAGTGTTCCCCGGTCGCAGCTGCGCTCGCGGATCGGCATGGTGTTGCAGGACACCTGGCTGTTCCACGGCACGATCTGGGACAACATCGCCTACGGCCGCATCGGCGCAAGTCGGGAGGAAGTCCTCGCGGCTGCGCGGGCGACCTTCGTCGACCGGTTCGTGCACTCGCTGCCGGACGGCTACGAAACGGTCATCGACGAGGAGGCCTCCAACATCTCGACCGGCGAGCGTCAGCTGATGACGATCGCGCGAGCCTTCCTGGCGGATCCGGCGTTGCTGATTCTCGACGAAGCGACGTCGTCAGTGGATACACGCACCGAGGTGCTGCTGCAGCACGCGATGGCTGCCTTACGATCCGACCGGACGAGTTTTGTGATCGCGCACCGGCTTTCGACGATCCGCGATGCCGACACGATCCTGGTCATGGAGGACGGCCGCATCGTCGAGCAGGGCAATCACGAGGATCTGCTCAAGGCCCGCGGGGCGTATCACCGGTTGTACATGTCGCAGTTCGAAGGTGCCGCCACAGATGACGAGGAGGTCGCCGTCTGA
- the cysK gene encoding cysteine synthase A yields the protein MPILDDVTQAIGNTPLVRINRIIDTEGSGTTVAAKLEFNNPAASVKDRIGAAIIKAAEESGELKPGGTIVEATSGNTGIALAMVGAAKGYNVVLAMPETMSAERKALLKAYGAELILTPGAEGMKGAVNKANEIAAERGGVLARQFANAANPAIHRATTAEEIWRDTEGQVDIFIAGIGTGGTITGVGQVLKERKPGVKVIAVEPAESPILNGGQPGPHKIQGLGANFVPDILDREVYDEVIDVDAPTAVEWARKAATQEGLLVGISSGAALAAAAQVAARPESAGKTIVVVIPSFGERYLSTILFEGLID from the coding sequence GTGCCCATCCTTGACGACGTCACCCAGGCCATCGGCAACACTCCGCTGGTCCGCATCAACCGGATCATCGACACCGAGGGCAGCGGCACGACCGTCGCGGCCAAGCTGGAGTTCAACAATCCCGCCGCCTCCGTGAAGGACCGCATCGGTGCCGCGATCATCAAGGCCGCCGAGGAGTCCGGCGAGTTGAAGCCCGGCGGCACCATCGTCGAGGCGACCAGCGGCAACACCGGCATCGCGCTGGCCATGGTCGGCGCGGCCAAGGGCTACAACGTCGTACTGGCGATGCCCGAGACGATGTCCGCCGAGCGCAAGGCACTGCTCAAGGCGTATGGCGCAGAGCTCATCCTCACCCCGGGCGCCGAAGGCATGAAGGGCGCCGTCAACAAGGCCAACGAGATCGCGGCCGAGCGCGGGGGCGTGCTCGCCCGGCAGTTCGCCAACGCGGCAAACCCGGCCATCCACCGCGCGACCACCGCGGAGGAGATCTGGCGCGACACCGAGGGTCAGGTCGACATCTTCATCGCGGGCATCGGCACCGGGGGCACCATCACCGGCGTCGGCCAGGTGCTCAAGGAGCGCAAGCCCGGCGTCAAGGTCATCGCCGTCGAACCGGCCGAGTCGCCGATCCTCAACGGTGGGCAGCCCGGTCCGCACAAGATCCAGGGGCTCGGCGCGAACTTCGTGCCTGACATCCTCGACCGCGAGGTGTATGACGAGGTCATCGACGTCGATGCCCCGACCGCAGTGGAGTGGGCCCGGAAGGCGGCGACCCAGGAGGGCCTGCTCGTCGGCATCTCCTCCGGCGCTGCGCTGGCCGCCGCAGCCCAGGTCGCAGCGCGTCCCGAATCCGCCGGAAAGACCATCGTGGTGGTCATCCCGTCGTTCGGTGAGCGGTACCTGTC
- a CDS encoding (Fe-S)-binding protein — protein MSALQIVAAVVTIAISVVGIALLVRAVSRMVATFRLGRSASRSDHRGARTRTLLREFLGHTRMSRLPVVAVAHWVTMISFGLLFFTLVTAYGQIFDPHWVIPWLDTFPPFEWLTELFAWLGLFGICWLIWNRRRNHPARAAGTDGRKSRFFGSSFWQAYYVELTILGVVLCVLTLRGLEYALGRHGHHADASALHFPLTFFIGDAFHSMSEAHVKALIVVIAALKICISMAWMITIALNTTMGVAWHRFLAFANIWTKRNADGRTALGALQPMVVDGQPVTMESLEELDEDVSFGVGAAEDFTWKGLLDFTTCTECGRCQSQCPAWNTEKPLSPKLLMMTLRDHAHAKAPYLLAANAAGAGDAGTGPATAENPITQIPLIGATGYDEQAPLTAYNPLGNAEAVVDADVLWSCTTCGACVEQCPVDIEHVDHIVDMRRYQTLIESAFPSELGGLFKNLEGKANPWGMSARARLDWAKGLPFEVKVFGQDIESLSEVDYLLWVGCAGAYEDRAKKTTRAVAELLDTAGVSFAVLGDGEACTGDSARRAGNEMLFQALASQNVETLNEAGARKIVVTCAHCFNTLKNEYPQLGGNYEVVHHTQLLNRLVRDKRLVPVARPGEADTSGAASTGASVTYHDPCYLGRHNDVYAPPRELIGALPGVEYREMERSGMTSFCCGAGGARMWMEEKLGSRINLNRTREAVATGADRIAIGCPFCRVMLTDGLTAEQSDGNAREDVEVVDVANMLLAAVRRGAE, from the coding sequence ATGTCAGCTCTGCAGATCGTGGCCGCGGTCGTCACCATCGCCATCTCCGTTGTGGGCATCGCTCTGTTGGTGCGCGCCGTCAGCCGCATGGTTGCGACCTTTCGGCTGGGCCGGTCCGCCTCGCGTTCCGATCATCGGGGCGCTCGCACCCGGACGCTGCTGCGCGAGTTCCTCGGACACACGCGGATGTCCCGCCTGCCGGTCGTCGCCGTGGCCCACTGGGTCACGATGATCAGCTTCGGACTGCTGTTCTTCACGCTGGTCACGGCATACGGTCAGATCTTCGACCCGCACTGGGTGATCCCGTGGCTGGACACCTTCCCGCCGTTCGAGTGGCTCACCGAGTTGTTCGCGTGGCTGGGGCTGTTCGGCATCTGCTGGCTGATCTGGAACCGCCGACGCAATCACCCGGCACGTGCGGCAGGCACGGACGGCCGGAAGTCGCGCTTCTTCGGGTCGAGCTTCTGGCAGGCGTACTACGTCGAACTGACGATCCTGGGCGTGGTGTTGTGTGTGCTGACGCTGCGCGGGCTCGAATACGCCCTGGGCCGGCACGGCCACCACGCCGACGCCAGCGCGCTGCACTTCCCTCTGACGTTCTTCATCGGCGACGCCTTCCACAGCATGAGCGAGGCTCATGTGAAGGCGCTCATCGTGGTCATCGCGGCACTGAAGATCTGCATCTCCATGGCATGGATGATCACGATCGCGCTCAACACGACCATGGGTGTCGCGTGGCACCGGTTCCTGGCGTTCGCCAACATCTGGACCAAACGCAATGCGGACGGCCGCACTGCGCTCGGCGCGCTGCAGCCGATGGTGGTCGACGGGCAGCCGGTGACGATGGAGTCGCTGGAGGAACTCGACGAGGACGTGTCGTTCGGCGTCGGAGCCGCCGAAGACTTCACCTGGAAGGGCTTGCTGGACTTCACGACGTGCACCGAGTGCGGTCGCTGTCAGAGCCAGTGCCCGGCATGGAACACCGAGAAGCCGTTGTCGCCGAAGCTGCTGATGATGACGCTGCGCGACCATGCACACGCCAAGGCGCCCTACCTGCTGGCGGCGAATGCCGCGGGAGCGGGCGACGCGGGCACCGGTCCCGCGACAGCGGAGAACCCCATCACGCAGATCCCGTTGATCGGTGCGACCGGCTATGACGAGCAGGCACCGCTCACGGCATACAACCCGCTGGGGAACGCCGAGGCGGTGGTCGACGCGGACGTGCTGTGGTCGTGCACCACGTGCGGCGCGTGCGTCGAGCAGTGCCCGGTCGACATCGAGCACGTCGATCACATCGTCGACATGCGCCGTTACCAGACGCTCATCGAGTCGGCCTTTCCGTCGGAGCTTGGCGGGCTGTTCAAGAATCTCGAAGGCAAGGCGAATCCGTGGGGTATGTCGGCCCGTGCTCGCCTGGACTGGGCCAAGGGCCTGCCGTTCGAGGTGAAGGTCTTCGGGCAGGACATCGAGTCGCTGTCCGAAGTGGATTACCTGCTCTGGGTGGGGTGCGCCGGGGCCTATGAAGACCGCGCGAAGAAGACCACGCGTGCTGTCGCGGAACTGCTTGACACTGCTGGGGTTTCGTTCGCGGTGCTCGGCGACGGCGAGGCGTGCACGGGTGACTCGGCGCGGCGCGCGGGCAACGAGATGCTGTTCCAGGCGCTGGCGTCGCAGAATGTCGAGACGCTCAATGAGGCCGGTGCCAGGAAGATCGTCGTGACCTGCGCGCACTGCTTCAACACGTTGAAGAACGAGTATCCGCAACTCGGCGGGAACTACGAGGTGGTGCACCACACGCAGCTGCTGAACCGGCTCGTGCGTGACAAGCGACTGGTGCCGGTGGCTCGTCCGGGCGAGGCGGACACCTCGGGGGCGGCGTCGACAGGTGCGTCCGTGACATATCACGACCCGTGCTACCTGGGCCGACACAACGATGTGTATGCGCCGCCGCGCGAACTGATCGGTGCCCTGCCGGGTGTGGAGTACCGCGAAATGGAGCGCTCGGGTATGACGTCCTTCTGCTGCGGCGCCGGTGGTGCTCGGATGTGGATGGAGGAGAAACTCGGGTCGCGGATCAACCTCAACCGCACCCGTGAGGCAGTCGCGACCGGCGCTGACCGGATCGCGATCGGCTGTCCGTTCTGCCGGGTCATGCTCACCGACGGGTTGACTGCGGAGCAGTCCGACGGCAACGCGCGCGAGGACGTTGAGGTGGTGGACGTGGCGAACATGCTGCTCGCTGCTGTCCGCCGCGGCGCCGAGTGA
- a CDS encoding alpha/beta fold hydrolase, producing MTTGSGQTPARCVVSGGARSTAADVSDMRSTAHRLDTSGDDATSLCGDVARAASHLPLKSAVLSPGSAAAIADEVAGLTIGPNSLGSLAVQMEFVARTVRWSAQAYELTDEAEQRALAAIQVATAAPRVATALTSALSTSHGNPKTLLADLERLAYVDPQLVPAAVTVVRGLVLAGSPALAAVGIDPPTGSSYEQQVAWINGLANAAGKLDDRTPLTVSRIARRSDTSASDVAGLLRQARTVEAASGDDHSTVQVRRSVGADGRGAWSVIVPGTSNWSPDEPHSPADLTANVRAAAGLPSSNYAAIESAVRDAMAARGIAPGSEPVMLVGHSQGGLIAMRLAADDSFRETFDVRQVVTAGSPVSRIEAPDTVQVLSVELAGDPVPKLDGTADPSTINRIVVACTPPDADRIELFEAHDARRYLDTVAVNGQSLDADPGLARWRDSAAPWLTGGGDDVFEYHLRRP from the coding sequence ATGACCACCGGATCAGGGCAGACGCCAGCCCGGTGCGTCGTGAGCGGGGGTGCGCGTTCGACCGCCGCAGACGTCTCGGACATGCGCAGCACCGCGCACCGGCTCGACACCTCCGGCGACGACGCCACCTCGTTGTGCGGTGACGTCGCGCGTGCAGCGAGTCATCTGCCACTGAAGAGCGCCGTCCTTTCACCAGGGTCTGCAGCCGCGATCGCCGACGAGGTGGCCGGGCTGACCATCGGCCCGAACAGCCTGGGCAGCCTGGCCGTCCAGATGGAGTTCGTCGCACGCACGGTGCGATGGAGCGCACAGGCCTACGAACTCACCGATGAGGCGGAGCAACGCGCACTCGCCGCGATCCAGGTGGCGACCGCTGCCCCGCGCGTGGCGACCGCGCTCACGTCAGCGTTGAGCACGTCACACGGGAATCCGAAGACCCTTCTCGCCGACCTCGAACGCCTCGCGTATGTCGATCCGCAACTGGTGCCCGCAGCGGTCACGGTGGTGCGCGGTCTCGTGCTCGCGGGCTCACCCGCTCTGGCAGCGGTCGGCATCGACCCGCCGACAGGCAGCAGCTACGAACAGCAGGTCGCCTGGATCAACGGCCTCGCCAACGCTGCCGGCAAGCTCGACGACCGCACCCCATTGACGGTGAGCCGCATCGCACGCCGATCGGACACATCAGCGTCCGATGTCGCAGGGCTGCTGCGGCAGGCCCGAACCGTGGAGGCTGCGTCGGGTGACGACCACTCGACTGTGCAGGTCCGCAGGAGCGTCGGAGCCGATGGCAGAGGAGCATGGTCGGTCATCGTCCCGGGAACCTCGAACTGGTCACCCGACGAGCCGCACAGCCCGGCAGATCTCACCGCCAATGTGCGGGCCGCCGCCGGGCTGCCCTCCAGCAACTACGCCGCCATCGAATCCGCCGTGCGAGATGCCATGGCTGCCAGGGGAATTGCGCCGGGCAGCGAACCGGTGATGCTGGTGGGCCACAGCCAGGGCGGGCTCATCGCGATGCGACTCGCGGCCGACGACAGCTTCCGCGAGACGTTCGACGTGCGGCAGGTCGTCACTGCTGGATCGCCCGTGTCGCGCATCGAGGCTCCCGACACCGTGCAGGTGCTGTCGGTCGAACTCGCCGGCGACCCGGTGCCCAAACTCGACGGCACCGCAGATCCGTCGACGATCAATCGCATCGTCGTGGCCTGCACTCCACCGGACGCCGACCGGATCGAGCTGTTCGAAGCGCACGACGCACGGCGTTATCTGGACACCGTCGCCGTCAACGGCCAGTCGTTGGACGCCGACCCAGGGTTGGCACGCTGGCGAGATTCCGCTGCACCGTGGCTCACCGGTGGTGGCGATGACGTCTTCGAGTACCACCTGCGACGGCCATGA